The following are encoded in a window of Jeotgalibacillus aurantiacus genomic DNA:
- a CDS encoding ATP-binding protein encodes MNRSPFGRNALEWHAGDNVIVLTTDNSGGIGEKPADEVQVPYDVVSYYATRCAVLDGLSAGAVPKSVVLHNFCGDEAWGSLEAGVRRGFSELGFLGDVTLTGSSETNMTLLQSAVGVTIMGERQRAFQFEEGLEWSLVGKPLVGNEVVELADQVARLAEVARLFADPAVRVLWPVGSGGVEAEWRRLCEQAGVAVDMPDFGVDVCKSGGPATCLMVGRRV; translated from the coding sequence ATGAATAGATCGCCATTTGGCCGGAATGCGCTGGAATGGCATGCCGGCGACAATGTGATCGTGTTGACAACCGATAATAGTGGAGGCATTGGGGAAAAACCTGCTGATGAAGTGCAGGTACCTTATGATGTCGTTTCCTATTATGCCACGCGCTGTGCGGTGCTTGATGGCCTGTCAGCCGGAGCTGTGCCGAAGTCTGTTGTGCTTCATAACTTTTGCGGTGATGAGGCATGGGGAAGTCTTGAAGCCGGTGTGAGACGTGGGTTTTCGGAGCTTGGGTTTTTAGGTGATGTGACGCTTACCGGCAGCTCTGAAACGAACATGACGCTGCTGCAGTCAGCGGTTGGTGTCACGATAATGGGTGAGCGGCAACGTGCGTTTCAGTTTGAAGAAGGGCTGGAATGGTCTTTAGTCGGGAAGCCACTTGTAGGAAATGAAGTGGTAGAGCTGGCTGATCAGGTTGCGCGTTTGGCTGAGGTTGCCAGACTGTTTGCGGATCCCGCTGTGCGTGTGCTGTGGCCGGTTGGATCAGGTGGCGTGGAGGCTGAATGGAGGAGACTGTGTGAGCAGGCTGGCGTTGCGGTTGACATGCCTGATTTCGGAGTGGATGTGTGTAAATCGGGTGGGCCGGCGACTTGTTTGATGGTGGGCAGGAGAGTTTAA
- a CDS encoding cob(I)yrinic acid a,c-diamide adenosyltransferase, translating to MKIYTKTGDKGQTSLIGGRVYKDDVRVEAYGTIDEANSFVGKAVTELDREKFADILEDLEAIQHELFDAGGDLANVSSRREWKLDPKAVEQLENRIDELMEEAPDLERFILPGGSPAAATLHIARTVTRRAERQTVSLAKLDAELPGTPQQYLNRLSDYLFACARVVNFRLGISDVEYIRSAKVFRTGKKSKDE from the coding sequence ATGAAAATCTACACGAAAACAGGAGATAAAGGCCAGACGAGCTTAATCGGCGGCCGTGTGTATAAAGATGATGTGCGCGTTGAAGCGTACGGAACGATTGATGAGGCAAACAGCTTTGTCGGCAAAGCTGTTACAGAACTTGATCGTGAAAAATTTGCTGACATCCTTGAAGATCTGGAAGCGATTCAGCACGAATTGTTTGATGCGGGCGGCGACCTTGCGAACGTGTCAAGCCGCCGTGAGTGGAAGCTTGACCCGAAAGCGGTAGAGCAGCTTGAAAATCGGATTGATGAATTAATGGAGGAAGCTCCGGATCTCGAGCGCTTTATTTTACCGGGCGGATCACCGGCAGCAGCCACGCTTCACATTGCCAGAACCGTGACGCGCCGCGCTGAACGTCAAACCGTCTCTTTAGCAAAATTAGATGCAGAGCTTCCGGGAACGCCGCAGCAATACTTAAACCGTTTATCAGATTATCTGTTTGCCTGCGCACGTGTCGTGAACTTCCGATTAGGCATTTCAGATGTAGAGTATATCCGCAGTGCCAAGGTGTTTCGTACCGGTAAAAAATCAAAGGATGAATAG
- a CDS encoding bifunctional adenosylcobinamide kinase/adenosylcobinamide-phosphate guanylyltransferase, whose amino-acid sequence MHFIIGGAHNGKRKWVSEQLLKGESFTEIHRPGEKWTGDVIVFTHLEKWVFDQFGQRDSDEVVDEWKQEVARLLEWENGKPERRVIVIGEDQSKGIVPIDQSQRFTRDVLGWCHQFTALKAERVTRIWYGISEDLKTREDIEI is encoded by the coding sequence ATGCACTTTATTATCGGAGGTGCCCACAACGGCAAACGGAAATGGGTGAGTGAACAGCTTTTAAAAGGAGAATCTTTTACGGAAATTCACAGACCAGGTGAGAAATGGACCGGAGATGTGATTGTGTTTACTCATTTAGAAAAATGGGTGTTTGATCAATTTGGTCAGAGAGACAGCGATGAAGTGGTGGATGAATGGAAGCAGGAGGTTGCGCGTTTATTGGAATGGGAGAACGGGAAGCCTGAGAGACGGGTGATCGTCATTGGTGAGGATCAGTCAAAAGGCATCGTGCCAATCGACCAATCACAGCGGTTCACCCGCGACGTGCTCGGCTGGTGTCATCAGTTCACCGCATTAAAAGCGGAGCGTGTCACGCGCATCTGGTATGGTATCTCAGAGGACCTGAAAACAAGGGAGGATATAGAAATATGA
- a CDS encoding histidine phosphatase family protein, protein MESDTRVVLSLYRHGVTKENQDKIYIGWTDVSVAEAGIDRLHETKEHRPEAERVIISDLKRCVESAEILFPDQPKIHNRGLREINFGEWEGRKADELQKRDDFAQWLSNPALMQPENGESFEDFSGRVLDAWNMIREWCYQDEVRDIAIVSHGGPIRRLLVELAPEKKDFWDWKPLHGQGVTLVWKDAEAFRRGERCTLLSEVPTTANGNG, encoded by the coding sequence ATGGAGTCTGATACTCGTGTGGTGTTATCTCTCTATCGTCATGGGGTGACGAAGGAGAATCAGGATAAAATTTATATTGGCTGGACAGATGTCTCTGTTGCAGAAGCCGGAATTGACCGGCTGCACGAAACGAAGGAGCACCGTCCAGAGGCGGAGCGTGTTATCATCAGCGATTTAAAACGCTGTGTGGAGTCGGCGGAGATCCTGTTTCCCGATCAGCCGAAAATTCACAACCGCGGCCTTCGTGAAATCAACTTTGGTGAATGGGAAGGCCGTAAAGCGGATGAACTCCAAAAGCGGGATGATTTTGCCCAGTGGCTCAGCAATCCTGCCCTGATGCAGCCTGAAAATGGTGAGTCGTTTGAGGATTTTTCAGGCAGAGTGCTCGATGCCTGGAACATGATCCGTGAATGGTGCTATCAGGATGAAGTCCGCGATATCGCGATTGTCTCTCACGGCGGTCCGATCAGACGGCTGCTGGTTGAGCTTGCCCCGGAAAAAAAGGACTTCTGGGACTGGAAGCCGCTTCATGGACAGGGCGTTACACTCGTCTGGAAAGATGCCGAAGCCTTCAGGAGGGGTGAACGATGCACTTTATTATCGGAGGTGCCCACAACGGCAAACGGAAATGGGTGA
- the cobS gene encoding adenosylcobinamide-GDP ribazoletransferase, which produces MGRGWLLMVQFFTVIPLRKEINMDHRSVPWMIGFLPVAGLLISVILYGVISLAEGLFAASPLIIAFLIWVSLIVFTGGLHLDGWTDMSDAYFSYRNIEKRHDILKDPRVGAFGVLSLIVLLTAKLILLIDLANRDLINVIWLFWILVLSRSVAGLLLIHAPLARKDGLAFFLRGFLQRKDSFKLLAVSGVLLSAGLLVFVEFWPVMLLLLTGAVVFRLCSLRFFQKEFGGMTGDSLGACIEGGELWSLILVWCYLSIVMG; this is translated from the coding sequence ATGGGTAGAGGATGGCTGCTGATGGTTCAGTTTTTCACCGTCATCCCCTTGCGGAAGGAAATCAATATGGACCACAGAAGTGTTCCGTGGATGATTGGCTTTCTGCCGGTGGCAGGTCTGCTGATCAGTGTGATTTTGTACGGTGTGATCTCGCTTGCCGAAGGGCTTTTTGCAGCAAGTCCGCTGATCATCGCATTTCTGATCTGGGTCAGTCTTATTGTGTTCACTGGCGGTCTTCATTTGGATGGCTGGACAGATATGAGTGATGCGTATTTTTCATACCGAAACATAGAGAAACGGCATGACATTTTAAAGGATCCAAGAGTAGGTGCCTTTGGTGTATTATCACTCATTGTGCTTTTAACAGCTAAGCTGATCCTGCTGATTGATCTGGCAAACCGTGACCTCATTAATGTCATCTGGCTATTCTGGATACTCGTATTGTCGAGATCAGTGGCAGGACTTCTGTTGATCCATGCACCGCTCGCCAGAAAAGACGGACTGGCCTTTTTCTTAAGAGGATTTCTTCAGAGGAAGGACAGTTTTAAGCTGCTGGCGGTATCCGGCGTGCTGCTTTCAGCCGGACTGCTTGTATTTGTAGAGTTTTGGCCGGTAATGCTGCTGCTTTTAACAGGAGCGGTTGTATTCAGGTTATGCAGCCTGCGCTTTTTTCAAAAAGAATTCGGTGGCATGACCGGTGATTCACTTGGTGCGTGTATAGAAGGAGGAGAATTATGGAGTCTGATACTCGTGTGGTGTTATCTCTCTATCGTCATGGGGTGA
- a CDS encoding cobyric acid synthase has translation MKGIMLQGTSSDVGKSLIATLFCRILSDEGIRVAPFKSQNMSNNSYVTKDGLEIGRAQGIQAEAARVEPDVRMNPILLKPQNDRAAEVVLLGKRHASFSGMDYREQFYETGKKAIQEALALLNREFEMVVIEGAGSPVEMNLQSRELVNMAVAEMADVPVLLIADIDRGGVFASIAGTLALLPDEHRRRVKGIIINKFRGDRALFDDGVQWIEDFTGLPVVGVLPYIEHHGIEQEDSLGVRAVQSPGKGTLSAAIIDLPFISNFTDIEKLAADPEVMIEWVKRQEDLKHTPDLILLPGTKSTIQALRTLKELGWQEALMRFHQKGVWLMGICGGFQMMGEMLHDPEGIDSGEATAEHGFGLFDIETVFGQEKRVLQRRGTFIGSGEKVAGYEIHLGETLPQESSRFQPLIEFDTGELDGLLSEEDRLIGTYLHDIFRETTARTYVLDLIRGKKLEKPLKEEVDPYDELADRLKPHLDWPLIRKLMEASDG, from the coding sequence ATGAAAGGAATCATGCTTCAGGGGACGTCATCTGACGTTGGGAAAAGCCTGATCGCTACACTGTTTTGCCGCATTCTCTCAGATGAAGGCATCAGGGTGGCACCGTTTAAATCACAGAACATGTCCAACAATTCCTATGTCACAAAGGACGGACTGGAAATCGGACGGGCACAGGGGATTCAGGCGGAAGCGGCCCGGGTTGAACCAGATGTCAGGATGAATCCTATTCTTCTGAAACCGCAAAATGACCGCGCTGCGGAAGTCGTGCTGCTCGGGAAACGGCATGCCTCTTTCAGCGGAATGGACTATCGGGAGCAATTTTACGAAACGGGTAAAAAGGCGATTCAGGAAGCACTTGCTTTACTAAATCGTGAGTTTGAGATGGTGGTCATTGAAGGAGCAGGCAGTCCGGTTGAAATGAATCTGCAGTCGAGAGAGCTCGTGAATATGGCTGTAGCGGAAATGGCTGATGTGCCGGTTTTATTGATTGCGGACATTGACCGGGGCGGCGTTTTTGCCAGTATTGCCGGAACGCTTGCACTGCTCCCGGATGAGCACCGTCGCCGGGTGAAGGGGATTATCATTAACAAATTCAGGGGTGACCGGGCTTTATTTGATGATGGCGTGCAATGGATTGAGGACTTTACAGGACTTCCGGTTGTCGGGGTGCTTCCTTATATTGAACATCACGGCATTGAACAGGAGGATTCGTTAGGTGTCCGTGCCGTTCAATCACCTGGTAAAGGAACGCTGTCTGCCGCCATTATTGACCTGCCTTTTATCTCGAATTTTACTGATATTGAAAAGCTTGCCGCTGATCCGGAAGTGATGATTGAATGGGTGAAACGGCAGGAGGATTTGAAGCATACACCGGACCTGATCCTGCTTCCGGGAACGAAAAGTACGATCCAGGCGCTTCGCACATTAAAAGAACTTGGCTGGCAGGAAGCACTGATGCGTTTTCATCAAAAAGGCGTCTGGCTGATGGGCATTTGCGGCGGCTTTCAGATGATGGGGGAGATGCTGCATGACCCGGAAGGAATCGATTCAGGTGAAGCAACGGCTGAACACGGATTTGGCTTATTTGATATCGAGACCGTTTTCGGTCAGGAAAAGCGGGTGCTGCAGCGACGCGGCACATTTATCGGAAGCGGTGAAAAGGTAGCCGGCTATGAAATTCATCTTGGAGAAACGTTACCTCAGGAAAGCAGCCGTTTTCAACCGTTGATCGAATTTGATACTGGGGAGCTTGATGGCCTTTTGTCTGAGGAGGATCGATTGATTGGAACGTATCTGCATGATATTTTTAGAGAAACAACGGCACGCACCTATGTGCTCGATCTCATCAGAGGGAAAAAACTTGAAAAGCCGCTTAAAGAGGAAGTGGACCCGTATGATGAGCTTGCGGACAGGCTGAAGCCGCATCTTGACTGGCCGCTCATCCGGAAGCTGATGGAGGCATCCGATGGGTAG
- a CDS encoding bifunctional adenosylcobinamide kinase/adenosylcobinamide-phosphate guanylyltransferase: MGTVIIIGGVRSGKTAWAEREAIKRAETGRKPLVYLASGVAFDHEMKERINRHQVDRSRQDWLTIEQPIRIREAISKLPSESIIVWDCVTTWLTNEMMAGTEEHQVLDDCCTFINEAALSHDLLIVSNEVLAEACGPDQMTADFRRIIGELNQMMVKLSHTAIEMESGLALVRKGAVS, translated from the coding sequence ATGGGTACAGTCATCATCATCGGAGGCGTAAGAAGCGGGAAGACAGCATGGGCAGAGCGTGAAGCGATCAAGCGGGCTGAAACTGGACGAAAACCGCTCGTTTATCTCGCTTCAGGTGTTGCCTTTGATCACGAAATGAAAGAGAGAATAAACCGTCATCAGGTAGATCGCAGTCGGCAGGACTGGCTGACGATCGAGCAGCCGATCCGCATTCGCGAAGCGATATCAAAACTGCCTTCAGAGAGCATCATCGTCTGGGACTGTGTGACGACCTGGCTGACTAATGAGATGATGGCGGGAACGGAAGAGCATCAGGTTCTTGACGACTGCTGCACGTTTATCAATGAAGCTGCCCTTTCTCATGATCTGCTGATTGTTTCAAATGAAGTGCTGGCTGAGGCTTGCGGGCCAGATCAAATGACGGCTGATTTCAGAAGAATCATCGGTGAGCTCAATCAGATGATGGTGAAACTGAGTCATACAGCGATTGAAATGGAATCCGGGCTTGCGCTGGTCAGAAAGGGGGCGGTCTCATGA
- the cobD gene encoding threonine-phosphate decarboxylase CobD — protein sequence MTLPSHGANPHILYEKLGISMPEQVIDFSENSYAGGPPDGVKENWLSWLTAASHYPDPNGVRLKKLIVEKHHVRENQILLGNGAAELMMTVLRLFRNREVGVIHPAFSEYERVIMANGAEAVPFYTSQENGWLPDSTDIHAFLSKPDRAIFICNPNNPTGVRIPERLLLDWLETAEKSGSTILLDEAFIDMAGEEFSLSDQTGNAALIIFRSMTKMYSLAGLRLGYLLAEEAVIQKVSDWVPHWNVNAIALLAGEEVLKDEEYTGKVREETRAERHRLQQALRDMGFQITQSEANYVLLQPPDPDHTENLWRSLLEHGLVLRHTWNYQQLDGQWLRAGIKTAEQNTKLLEALSTWVQSSSSEA from the coding sequence TTGACCTTACCTTCACATGGCGCTAACCCGCATATTTTATATGAGAAGCTCGGAATCAGCATGCCTGAGCAGGTAATTGATTTCAGTGAAAACAGCTATGCAGGAGGACCACCGGATGGCGTGAAAGAAAACTGGCTTTCCTGGCTGACCGCTGCCTCTCATTATCCGGATCCGAATGGGGTTCGTCTTAAGAAACTGATTGTTGAAAAACATCACGTCCGGGAGAATCAGATTCTGCTCGGAAATGGCGCGGCAGAGCTGATGATGACCGTGCTTCGTCTGTTCAGAAACCGGGAAGTGGGTGTGATTCATCCTGCTTTCAGTGAGTATGAACGGGTAATTATGGCGAATGGAGCCGAGGCTGTTCCATTCTACACAAGTCAGGAAAATGGCTGGCTGCCTGATTCAACTGATATTCATGCGTTTTTATCAAAGCCGGACCGTGCGATATTCATTTGTAATCCGAATAACCCTACCGGCGTCAGAATTCCGGAGAGACTGCTGCTGGACTGGCTTGAAACGGCTGAAAAATCTGGCAGCACCATTCTGCTTGATGAAGCGTTTATTGATATGGCAGGTGAGGAATTTTCCCTTTCGGATCAGACAGGCAATGCTGCGCTGATCATCTTTCGCTCTATGACAAAGATGTATAGTCTGGCGGGGCTCAGACTTGGTTATCTTTTAGCGGAAGAAGCGGTTATTCAGAAAGTCAGTGACTGGGTGCCTCATTGGAATGTCAATGCGATCGCGCTTTTAGCAGGGGAAGAGGTGCTGAAGGACGAAGAGTATACAGGAAAAGTAAGAGAAGAGACCAGGGCTGAGCGGCATAGATTGCAACAGGCATTGAGGGATATGGGTTTTCAGATCACGCAATCTGAAGCCAATTATGTGCTGCTTCAGCCACCGGACCCGGATCATACAGAAAACCTTTGGCGATCACTGCTTGAACATGGGCTCGTCCTGCGCCACACATGGAACTATCAGCAGCTTGATGGACAGTGGCTGAGAGCAGGGATTAAAACGGCAGAACAAAACACGAAACTTCTGGAGGCATTGTCAACATGGGTACAGTCATCATCATCGGAGGCGTAA
- the cbiB gene encoding adenosylcobinamide-phosphate synthase CbiB, giving the protein MIVHAAALTVALFLDRLVGDPPAWPHPVRWIGSFIIWLEKRFNKNKKSGGVIALLIVLAVTLLITFSLVVMAWKIHWSTGFLVEVILMTSALASKSLGDAAKEVEEPLLNGDLTEARTKLSWIVGRDTANLDEGEIARGAIETVAENTSDGVTAPIFWGLLFGAPGIWMYKAINTGDSIVGYKNERYREYGWASARLDDLANWIPARVTGVMMMLVKRPVAGTTIDLLKQLPVEAKKHPSPNSGWGEAATALLLHIKLGGTNTYQGVISERPVIGQGSTPLNVRDIGQSITIMIRTAWLFLAVCWIGGVLFDLTFTWR; this is encoded by the coding sequence ATGATCGTACATGCAGCAGCCTTAACCGTTGCGCTGTTTCTCGATCGTCTAGTGGGAGATCCGCCCGCCTGGCCACATCCGGTCAGGTGGATCGGATCTTTCATTATATGGCTCGAAAAACGGTTCAATAAAAATAAAAAATCAGGTGGCGTCATTGCGCTATTGATTGTACTGGCAGTCACTTTGCTGATCACCTTCAGTCTCGTTGTGATGGCCTGGAAGATTCACTGGAGTACGGGGTTTCTCGTCGAAGTGATCCTCATGACCTCAGCTCTGGCCTCTAAAAGCTTAGGTGATGCAGCCAAAGAGGTGGAGGAGCCTCTTTTAAATGGTGATCTGACTGAAGCCCGAACAAAACTTTCCTGGATTGTCGGGCGCGACACTGCGAATTTAGATGAAGGTGAAATCGCCAGAGGCGCGATCGAAACGGTAGCTGAAAATACGAGTGATGGTGTAACGGCGCCAATATTTTGGGGACTATTGTTCGGTGCACCCGGGATCTGGATGTATAAAGCGATTAATACGGGTGATTCAATCGTGGGGTACAAAAACGAGCGCTACCGGGAATACGGCTGGGCGAGTGCGCGGCTGGATGATCTGGCGAACTGGATTCCGGCGAGGGTCACAGGAGTAATGATGATGTTAGTGAAAAGACCTGTAGCGGGAACAACCATTGATTTATTGAAGCAGCTGCCTGTAGAAGCGAAAAAACACCCGAGTCCGAATAGCGGCTGGGGAGAAGCAGCTACGGCATTACTTTTACATATTAAGCTTGGCGGAACGAATACGTATCAGGGCGTGATTTCCGAGAGACCGGTGATTGGTCAGGGGTCAACGCCGCTGAACGTCAGGGATATTGGACAATCCATCACGATCATGATACGGACGGCCTGGCTCTTTTTAGCCGTCTGCTGGATAGGAGGCGTTCTTTTTGACCTTACCTTCACATGGCGCTAA
- a CDS encoding adenosylcobinamide amidohydrolase: MLKATGVSGGYGEHDVVKNVSFELQKQEILGILGPNGSGKTTLMKMISGLLPCREGSVHYKEKPLSAYSAKQLAREVAVLPQLHQHAFDYTVRETVAMGRYPHQKGMFAPWTEHDEKAVMDAMKQTGVEGFEHQSIQDLSGGERQRVFLAQALAQEPKLLLLDEPTNHLDLSYQKQLLDLLKEWTETHELTVISIFHDLNIASLYCDRLLLLHHGETVQLAEPGDVMNKETVERVYHARVHTQSHPELPKPQVTLLPNHGFDNAGLITKDLFHITQDHVYVKAPQSLKTLSSAVIGAGLGWYHHFVNRHVPMDYECDDSYEDMVRYAGRHGWNPADTVGMMTAVKVEDVVIREYEDNGLSVVIAVTAGVGNAVDVSLSYERERQATIGTINSWIFINGKLSDEAFIQAMMTATEAKVKALQNADVTDPLTGTLATGTSTDSALVAATQTGPFVQYAGSITTLGKMIGKGIVECTSEAIHIYRERKSR; encoded by the coding sequence ATGCTGAAGGCAACAGGAGTAAGCGGAGGATACGGAGAGCACGACGTGGTGAAAAACGTTTCTTTTGAGCTGCAAAAACAGGAGATACTCGGTATTCTCGGTCCAAATGGAAGCGGGAAAACAACCCTGATGAAAATGATCAGCGGTCTTCTCCCTTGCAGAGAAGGGTCCGTACACTATAAGGAAAAACCGCTGAGCGCTTATTCTGCCAAGCAGCTGGCTCGGGAAGTGGCGGTTCTTCCGCAGCTGCATCAGCATGCTTTTGATTATACTGTGAGAGAAACGGTCGCGATGGGGCGCTATCCGCATCAAAAAGGGATGTTTGCTCCTTGGACCGAGCATGATGAAAAAGCAGTCATGGATGCGATGAAGCAGACCGGTGTGGAAGGTTTCGAGCATCAGTCCATTCAGGATCTCTCAGGTGGCGAGCGTCAGCGCGTATTTTTAGCGCAGGCACTGGCACAGGAACCTAAGCTGCTATTGCTTGATGAGCCGACAAATCATCTGGATCTGTCGTATCAAAAGCAGCTATTGGATCTATTAAAAGAATGGACGGAAACGCATGAATTAACTGTGATCTCCATCTTTCATGATCTGAATATTGCCTCCCTTTACTGCGACCGTCTGCTGCTGTTGCATCACGGAGAAACGGTGCAGCTGGCGGAGCCGGGGGATGTGATGAACAAGGAAACGGTCGAGCGTGTGTATCATGCGCGCGTTCATACGCAGTCTCATCCTGAGCTGCCAAAGCCTCAGGTGACACTGCTGCCGAATCATGGTTTTGACAACGCAGGCCTGATCACGAAGGACTTGTTTCACATTACGCAGGATCATGTCTATGTAAAAGCACCACAGTCACTGAAAACACTGTCTTCAGCAGTGATCGGAGCAGGACTTGGCTGGTATCACCATTTTGTAAACCGGCATGTGCCGATGGATTATGAATGTGATGACAGCTATGAGGATATGGTTCGCTATGCCGGACGACATGGCTGGAACCCTGCTGATACAGTCGGCATGATGACCGCAGTGAAAGTGGAGGATGTCGTCATTCGGGAATATGAAGACAACGGGCTGTCTGTTGTGATTGCTGTCACAGCTGGAGTCGGCAATGCGGTCGACGTGTCTCTATCGTATGAGCGGGAGCGCCAGGCAACGATTGGAACGATTAACAGCTGGATTTTCATTAATGGCAAGCTGTCTGATGAAGCGTTTATCCAGGCGATGATGACCGCCACCGAAGCGAAGGTAAAAGCGCTGCAAAATGCCGATGTGACGGATCCGCTGACTGGGACACTTGCGACCGGAACCTCCACTGACAGCGCGCTAGTAGCGGCAACGCAGACGGGACCTTTTGTTCAGTATGCAGGTTCCATTACAACGCTTGGAAAAATGATCGGTAAAGGTATCGTGGAATGCACGTCAGAAGCGATCCACATTTACCGTGAACGAAAGAGTCGATAA
- a CDS encoding FecCD family ABC transporter permease: MFSQSKIALGYILSIVLLIVAFTLAITVGSVQVPFNEMFRIFAGAGDRGSLDPMFSSIVLDIRFPRVVLAGLVGASLAIAGASFQGLLKNPLADPYTLGVSSGASVGAVAVIFLGITIPGLGGFTLPVVSVAAALLTLIAVLGFARFVEKSMKMETIILTGIIFSSFLGSILSLMIALTGDELRQIITWLLGSVSMRGWDYIQLIAPFFIIGSLLLMWNARELNAMAFGEDRAHHLGVNVQVRKYVVLASGSILTGAAVAVSGTIGFVGLVVPHMVRMAAGSDHRHVLPLSILNGASLLILCDLIARTVVAPTELPIGVITALLGAPVFGLILLQKRKERRG, translated from the coding sequence ATGTTTTCGCAGAGTAAGATCGCGCTCGGCTACATCCTGTCAATCGTTCTTCTGATAGTCGCCTTTACCCTTGCGATTACAGTCGGGTCTGTCCAGGTCCCTTTTAATGAAATGTTCAGGATTTTTGCAGGTGCTGGCGATCGGGGGAGCCTGGATCCGATGTTCAGCTCGATTGTGCTGGATATCCGATTTCCACGTGTGGTGCTGGCGGGACTTGTTGGCGCGTCCCTTGCGATTGCGGGGGCATCATTTCAGGGACTGCTCAAAAATCCATTGGCTGATCCTTATACGCTTGGGGTTTCCTCAGGCGCATCAGTCGGAGCGGTAGCCGTCATTTTCCTCGGGATCACGATTCCGGGTTTAGGCGGCTTTACCCTGCCGGTTGTCAGTGTTGCCGCAGCACTTTTAACCCTTATTGCAGTGCTCGGATTTGCCCGGTTTGTCGAGAAATCGATGAAAATGGAGACGATCATTCTGACCGGCATTATTTTCAGCTCGTTTCTCGGCTCGATTTTATCACTCATGATCGCATTGACAGGTGACGAACTGCGGCAGATTATTACGTGGCTCCTTGGCAGCGTATCGATGAGGGGCTGGGACTATATCCAATTGATTGCGCCATTTTTTATCATCGGCTCCCTTTTACTTATGTGGAATGCCCGTGAGTTAAATGCGATGGCGTTTGGTGAGGACCGGGCCCATCATTTAGGCGTCAATGTACAGGTTAGAAAGTATGTAGTGCTGGCGTCAGGGTCGATTTTAACCGGGGCAGCCGTTGCGGTATCCGGAACGATCGGCTTTGTCGGACTCGTGGTCCCGCATATGGTGCGGATGGCAGCCGGCTCGGATCACCGTCATGTGCTGCCGTTATCCATTTTAAATGGGGCCAGTCTTTTGATCTTATGTGATTTGATCGCGAGAACGGTTGTGGCACCGACAGAGCTGCCGATCGGCGTGATTACAGCACTGCTTGGTGCTCCGGTATTTGGACTGATTTTACTGCAAAAACGCAAAGAAAGAAGAGGATAG